The genomic DNA ACCGGGTTTCTATAATACGTACGACTCTGTTTTTGTTCCACTGAATTGAAATTACAGAAAGTATGCAAAGGGCTCTAACCAAACGAATACTTAGAATAATCCTCAATATGACGAGATCAATGTCCAACCCGTTGCTTCTTTACATCCGGGACATTCGGAAAATTTGCTGCCAGCTTCGAAACGTTTGACGGTGGGTTTCAGTTTGTCCATACTCGTTACCTGGTCAAGAGCCACGTGCAGGCGAGGATCAAGCGTGACAGGTTTCATTTCACAAAACTCGCATTTGTATTCGCCTGTAATCGGGACTTTAGAGCCTGGTGATAAATTCACATGCGCGGGAGCTGAAGTTTTCGAGTATGCGGGACTCAACTTTTTTTTCCGTTCCTCCAATCTTTCAAAATACTCCAGGGCTTCGATGGCGTCCTTCGTGCCGATGTTGGAGAGCGCAGATCGAATCTCATCTGAGAATAATTCTGCTTTGCGTGTCCGCAGTAAATCAAGGAGCGGTCCGACAGCTCTTGGGTCATTCAGGCGTCCCAGCGCAAGGGCACAGTAGCCGCGAACGTCTTCATCAGAATCCTTTAGGCCCTTTGTCAAAGCATCGAAACATTCGGCATCTGCAAGATTGCTCAGAAGCTTAGCTGCGTCGCTTCGTAACCCGGCATCCTTATGTTCCAGTAATCTGATCAAATATTCGCGCGACTGTTCCCACATAGAAAGCAGCAGTGGTTCGTCCCGCATGCAGATGGTAAGCAACAATTTCTGTCCGGGATCGGCAGGCTGCCAACCCAGAGCACTCAGGGCCTTCAAGGCTTGCTTCCTTTGTTGCCACGAGTGTTGTTCATTCTCAACAAAGCGCATCAGCACCGGCACGACCCTGGAATCACGGAGTTTTAACAGTGCTTCGAAAGCCCGCCCCTTGTTTTGGGAAGATTCGTCTTCTAACATCTCAACGAGAAGATCAAGGGATCTAACATCTGCAAGCTTGCAAAGAAGGAGCCCAGCCGGATAACGACTCTCCTCATTACCACTCTTAAATTCATAAACGGCCAGATCGAAAGTGCTGGGGGACTCAGCGGCAATCAATTTCCGCCAGGCTTTCGTTCTAATTTCTTCATCGCTTGAAGCTAATTGACGTTTGATCCACCAGAGCCACATAATTGGAAACGAGAACTAATTCGGTAGAAGTGTAAGGTTGTCAATAAATATTACTGTTGGACGGTCTCGTAGTTTCTGATGAAACGTAGCAAGAACGACTGTCACACGCGCCTCCTTGTTCGTACTTTTCCGGGCTATTGCAAACTCCCCTTGTTGCAAAATCAAATCGCAGTCGGGCCATTTCGCTTCCCGATGATTCTTTAGCGAATCCAGAAGGGATTCAAGAGTAGGGGCAAAGACGGAGCTCATTGCGACTTCTGGACGAAGCTGCGTCATTCTCTTAAACAGCTCCGGATTCCAGCGTTCTGTCAAGTCGAACGCGAGTTTAGTACCTTCCGTTCCAGGGTTGAAATCAACGAAGCCGGCACAGATTTCCCTTAAGTTTGCTACTTCAACACGCACCGCCTGTTTGCCTTCATGTGAAATTTTCTCTTTTGTCAAAAAGCCTTTTAGAAGAAACGATTCCATTTGATCGGTGGACATGCTGAAATTGAAATACTCCATATCGAGGCCACCGTGATGAACGAGTGCAACGCTCTCCATCCCGTCAGGAAACGGATAGATAGCCGACAGCGCCTTTTCCGGTTCCATCATCTCGCCGACCAGACGCTCCACACTATTGGGACGTGATAGAGAACCCTTTAAAGGGAGCATCGTCCGCACTTCCGAACCTGAAGTCTTTACATCATCGGAAGCCAGAATCCATGCACGAGCAGGACGTAGAAGGTTTTCCAGATCCGCCCTGGCCCAATCTTTCATTCCCT from bacterium includes the following:
- a CDS encoding HEAT repeat domain-containing protein yields the protein MWLWWIKRQLASSDEEIRTKAWRKLIAAESPSTFDLAVYEFKSGNEESRYPAGLLLCKLADVRSLDLLVEMLEDESSQNKGRAFEALLKLRDSRVVPVLMRFVENEQHSWQQRKQALKALSALGWQPADPGQKLLLTICMRDEPLLLSMWEQSREYLIRLLEHKDAGLRSDAAKLLSNLADAECFDALTKGLKDSDEDVRGYCALALGRLNDPRAVGPLLDLLRTRKAELFSDEIRSALSNIGTKDAIEALEYFERLEERKKKLSPAYSKTSAPAHVNLSPGSKVPITGEYKCEFCEMKPVTLDPRLHVALDQVTSMDKLKPTVKRFEAGSKFSECPGCKEATGWTLISSY